The proteins below are encoded in one region of Salvelinus namaycush isolate Seneca unplaced genomic scaffold, SaNama_1.0 Scaffold963, whole genome shotgun sequence:
- the LOC120043574 gene encoding microfibril-associated glycoprotein 4-like isoform X4, whose protein sequence is MNMIQLFSSGENSSWGSETGGSIRWHSLCLNYLTNSSFDLKNTVVNMLLNLLFFFVVNYTKVSFKGKRTSISTMMFSLMLALLVPVAVQSSLHPVDCNEVYQSGSGQNGVYTIYPAGSTSPVQVFCEMSMDSAHPGKWTVIQNRQDGSVNFHRKWNEYKTGFGSAAGEYWLGLETMHLLTMKKTYELRVDMEDFEGKKVYAQYSTFSVGPEAEGYTLKLGSFKDGGAGDSMTSQWSDISVLILRRFHDITVVRNICSYHQEIP, encoded by the exons ATGAACATGATACAATTGTTTAGTTCAGGGGAGAATTCATCCTGGGGGTCGGAAACTGGTGGTTCGATCCGATGGCACAGCCTCTGCCTTAACTATTTAACCAATAGTAGCTTTGACCTGAAGAATACTGTTGTAAATATGCTTCTTAACTTActctttttttttgttgtaaactATACAAAAGTTTCCTTTAAAGGCAAACGGACATCTATCTCAACAATGATG TTCAGCTTGATGCTGGCTCTACTGGTCCCCGTGGCAGTACAGTCCTCCCTGCATCCAGTGGACTGTAACGAGGTGTACCAATCAGGTTCTGGACAGAATGGGGTTTACACTATTTATCCTGCAGGATCCACCTCACCTGTCCAGGTGTTCTGTGAGATGTCGATGGACAGTGCACATCCAGGAAAGTGGACG GTGATTCAGAACAGACAGGATGGATCAGTCAACTTCCACAGGAAGTGGAATGAGTACAAGACTGGGTTTGGGAGCGCAGCTGGAGAGTACTGGCTGG GACTGGAGACGATGCATCTTCTGACTATGAAAAAGACCTATGAGCTGAGGGTGGACATGGAGGACTTTGAGGGGAAGAAGGTCTATGCTCAGTACTCCACCTTCTCTGTTGGACCAGAGGCTGAAGGGTACACGCTAAAGCTGGGttcattcaaagatggaggagCAG GAGATTCTATGACATCACAGTGGTCAGACATCTCTGTTCTTATCCTCAGGAGATTCCATGACATCACAGTGGTCAGAAATATCTGTTCTTATCATCAGGAGATTCCATGA
- the LOC120043574 gene encoding microfibril-associated glycoprotein 4-like isoform X3, translating into MNMIQLFSSGENSSWGSETGGSIRWHSLCLNYLTNSSFDLKNTVVNMLLNLLFFFVVNYTKVSFKGKRTSISTMMFSLMLALLVPVAVQSSLHPVDCNEVYQSGSGQNGVYTIYPAGSTSPVQVFCEMSMDSAHPGKWTVIQNRQDGSVNFHRKWNEYKTGFGSAAGEYWLGLETMHLLTMKKTYELRVDMEDFEGKKVYAQYSTFSVGPEAEGYTLKLGSFKDGGAGDSMTSQWSEISVLIIRRFHDITVVRNICSYPQEIL; encoded by the exons ATGAACATGATACAATTGTTTAGTTCAGGGGAGAATTCATCCTGGGGGTCGGAAACTGGTGGTTCGATCCGATGGCACAGCCTCTGCCTTAACTATTTAACCAATAGTAGCTTTGACCTGAAGAATACTGTTGTAAATATGCTTCTTAACTTActctttttttttgttgtaaactATACAAAAGTTTCCTTTAAAGGCAAACGGACATCTATCTCAACAATGATG TTCAGCTTGATGCTGGCTCTACTGGTCCCCGTGGCAGTACAGTCCTCCCTGCATCCAGTGGACTGTAACGAGGTGTACCAATCAGGTTCTGGACAGAATGGGGTTTACACTATTTATCCTGCAGGATCCACCTCACCTGTCCAGGTGTTCTGTGAGATGTCGATGGACAGTGCACATCCAGGAAAGTGGACG GTGATTCAGAACAGACAGGATGGATCAGTCAACTTCCACAGGAAGTGGAATGAGTACAAGACTGGGTTTGGGAGCGCAGCTGGAGAGTACTGGCTGG GACTGGAGACGATGCATCTTCTGACTATGAAAAAGACCTATGAGCTGAGGGTGGACATGGAGGACTTTGAGGGGAAGAAGGTCTATGCTCAGTACTCCACCTTCTCTGTTGGACCAGAGGCTGAAGGGTACACGCTAAAGCTGGGttcattcaaagatggaggagCAG GAGATTCCATGACATCACAGTGGTCAGAAATATCTGTTCTTATCATCAGGAGATTCCATGACATCACAGTGGTCAGAAATATCTGTTCTTATCCTCAGGAGATTCTATGA